tgggagtttttaaatcacagactcgatttcagtacttgtgattggtctgttcatattttctgtttcttcctggttcagtcttgggatattgtacctttctaagaatttgtccatttcttctaggttgtccattttattggcataatagttacttgtagtagtctcttatggtcttttgtatttctgtggtgttggttgtaactttttttcatttctaattttattgatttgggccctctcccttttttttcttggtgagtctggctagaggtttatcaattttgtttatcttttcaaagacctagattttagtttcattgatcttttccattgttttcttcatctctatttcatttatttcttctctgattttttattatttctttcttctaactttgggttttgtttgttctttagatgtaaggttaggtcatttatttgagatttttcttgtttcctgaggcaagcttgtattactataaactttctgcttagaactgattttgctgcatcccataggttttggattgtcctgttttcattttcatttgtctctaggtattttttgatttcctctttgatttcttcagtgattcactggttgtttagtagcatattctttagcctccacgtttgtgtgtgtgtgtgtgtgtgtgtgtgtgtgtgtgtgtgtgtgtgtgttttgttgtaGTTTATTCTTAGGACAGGGCCGAAAGTAAGCTCATCACACGAGATGAATTGTGCCAaagcacagcagtagagggctgccgctcgctcaggcaaaacagcgccATCTGTCTTGCTGTGGTaacttttattaaagcattatctaggtttacactttaagacttgttttcttaacatttcagaaGTGCCAAAGCAGCaacctatgtttttattaattatacagTCAATAATTGGCTTTCATGAGCACCTGCCGTGCTTCGTCCTTGAGCGCGAAAGCAGCACAAAGTTCccaccattattttgattatactgaagtagcacaaggacatttccttgcgttcccaccactctgattatactgaggacatctcatggatcagtgcccaaagcactcaatgTTTCTTTGCAGGCCCCCAGTTTGCTGGGGGGGGCGCTCAAAGCATTCAGAACTGTTCACAACTCTTGCTTATTCGCATGCCCCTGGTTTGCCGGGGGCgctcaaagcaatcaggactgtttgcagttctggcttattcgccagcccccagtttgctggtggggggtgggggggctcatgggtcacgtctcctttccatgtcctcagttattccactacatttcccccttttttgttttacaatttttgcAGCATCAAGGAGAACACGGCAGCATTACTCTCAGTACTAAACTACATGGAATTATTTTGCAGCTTGTGCAGCATCAAGGAAAACACAGCAGCTTGTTGCGATGTTGCATGGCGAGTAGCTTTCACTCATCGTCGGGCTACAATTAAacatatgattattattataatgagCATTAGCAATCCTGCAGTAGAAGCTGTTGTGGCTCTAATACCCATGACAGCTGCAATCAACGTTCCTACaaatcttttacttctttttaatgcATCAGCTAAATATTGCAAAACAGCCATAGGAAGAGATTCTTGCCATTCCCTTCCAAGATTGACAGGAAGCCAAAGACCTGTCCGAGCTCGTAAGATATACAAACTTTCAGTAGATATGTTAAAATACTAGAGTTAATGCAGGTATATAGAGAGCAATTTTTACACATTATAATACCTTGAGTCTCATTCCATACAGCTGGTCCCTTTAACAATATATAAGGTAATTTCACACAACTACGAGTATACCGAGTAACATCTTTATGAAAAATCAAACTATGATTTTCAGATTTGTTAACCATATGTCCTACCCAGGCATTAATCTTTCTCAGAGCTGCCATAAGCTTCCATAAGTCCTTTTGGATAGGATATCCATTTAAATGAGGGCCAGGAGGAGAAAACCCTCCAGCATGCCATACTATGGTATCATTAATAGAATTGCTATAAATAGTGTTATCCTCTTTATGCCAGTATAAATTCTTCAAACCCTTTTTTCCTTGGGCAGAGCCAAAAGGGCTTCAATCAGTGACGCTTCCCCAAGAAGTATTAACAAGAACCCGAGCCATTTCTCCTCGGCATCAAGTCCAATGGACCCAATCCGATAATCGATCCATAAGAGGCACCTGGCATGGAGGCAAATAAGGTgcagaaacattttcattaagagtggaattacaacttttaaaactataagcACTCAAAAGATATAACCCATgatatttgctttcatttttgacaACACTTAACCATGCCTGATAATTCATTTTAAGGCAATGATCTCCCTTTCCCATACAAATAGAAGGTCCATTAACACCCACCGTGTAATTCTCTAttatccttccttcttcttccgGCTTCAAAGGGCCTCTGTCATCAAAAGGACCAGGCAACCATCCAGACTCATTTACATATACGAGAATTGGGGCATCCCACCCGGTAACTCCCATATTAAGAGGAGGGTTAGGAATATAAGTCCAATAAGTATGGTTAGTACAATTTATCTCATTGGCTGATATGCTTATTACCTGTGCAGACAACATTGCCAACATAGCTACAAAAAGATTGGTACTAGTGAGGGGTTTACCCTGTGTAATGACAAGATTTTCAGCAGTGCCTGCAAACTTTTTCACTTGCCCCCAAGTCAATGGAGACGCCCTCTTTGTTTGATCCAATGGCACACGGAATGCTCTCTTGCTCAAATCCATCTCCGCAAATCCCTTCGTCATTCCCATCACATCAAGCCTACGCTTAGTTGCCATCCCGAAGCTTTATCTTCTTAGCCAGCACCCAATAGGATTCAGCTCCTGCAGAAACAAAAGCATATCCTCGACGCCAACGAAGAACCTCGCCAGGTTCCCAAGtgttagtattttcatttaatataaaaacagGCTGTCTAAGTTCTTGTGTACTTATTTTTGTCCAATGTTGTCAGCTGCACTAAGATCATCTTCTCCATgattcaaaaaattaagagtaaataaagcaatatgtattcttttcctaGGACTTTGTACctcatctccccctttttgttttataagCATTTCTTTCAAAGTGCCGTTTTGTCGTTCAATAACCGCTTGTCCCGTACTGTTTCCTGGGATACCTGTAACATGCCGTATATTATGTGTGGCAAAAAAAGTCTGACATTTTTGAGAGTGATATGCAGAAGCATTATCAGTTTTTATACTGTTGGGAATTTCCATACAGCAAAAGCTTCTAATAAATGAGTTATTACAGCATCCGCTTTTTCAGAAGATAATGGAGTTGCCCATGAGAAATGAGAGTAGGTATCTACAGaatgatgaatatattttaactttccCAAACCAGGATATTGAGTTACATCCATTTGCCAGATAGCATTAGCAGATAAGCCTTTAGGGTTAACTCCAATATTCAAACAAGGTTGATTAATAGCAGCACATTGCGGGCATGTACGGAGAAtagtttttgcttgtttccatgtaagattaaatttattttttcaatcttcTGGCATTAGTATGATAGCTATGATGTTCTGCTGTAGCTAACATCATAATTGTACGGTACCCACTAAAGTATCAATAAAATCATTTCCATCTGCCAATGGACTCGGTAAATGAGTATGAGCACGAATATGAGTAATATAAAGTGGTGCAGTACGTAGTCTAATTATATGTTGtatttgcaaaaataaagaaTGCAGTTCTGATCCATTATTTGGGATAAAAGCGGTCTCTATTTTTAACTGTAAATTCCACATACTGAGAGTCTGTAATTATATTAAGAGCAATTGGATAATCTTGTAACAATAGTATTACAGCAAATAGTTCTGCTTTTTGAACTGAAACATATGGAGATTGTAACACCTTTTGATCATGACTGTTAACATATCCTGCTCTTCCCGTTTTATTGGCATCAGTAAAAAAAGTTGGTCCTATAACAGGATCTAATTGAACTATTTTTGTCAAAATCCAATTAGTCTTTTTCAAAAATTGCAAACGTTTATCAGAAGGACAATGATTATGTGTTTTACCTATATAATGAGCACAGGCAATTTGCCAGTTATCCTCTAGTTGAAAAAGggtttgtatttctctgtttgaAAAAGGGACTATAAGTTCATGTGGGTCCTGACCATATAGTTGCCTTAATCATAACCTACCTTTAATAATAATATCAGCTATTTTTTGTACATAAGATTGTAATTTCTTTTGAGCTTTATGAGCTAAAAATATCCATTCTATGACATTATCTTGTTGTTGTAGTAAACCAGTAGGAGAATGAGGAGTATGAAATACAATAAGTCGTAAATGATCGAGAGATTCAGTCTGATCCAATTGTGCATCATGTatatgtttttctatccatttaagTTCTTGTTCAGCCTGGGGAGAAAGTTCACAGTGACTATTTCAAGGTCTTCTATCTAGGTATGCTTCCGAAAACATATcaattttttaacatgttttcagTAGCATAACCAGACAAGAGTCCCCGAACATAATTAGAATGCATCCCATATGCATTAATGGcttcttttagcatttaaaaaatttttatatcatgATGGTTATACTCAACATTTACATATCCATTCGGAAATTGATTATTAGCAGGCATAGCTTGTCTAACAATAGGGAAAGCAAAAACTGATTTAGAATAttgcttttcttgtttattcatcTCTTCTTCCAACAACAGTCTATTAGATTCAGGTTTTAGAGGAAAGCGAAACTGACGAGAGGCTCCAACAGGATAAGCTGCTAATTCTAAGGAGGAGCCGAAGGAATAGTAAGACATGGCTCCTGATATGAAGGAGTAGtagtattgcttttattttcttccagtttagtcatcaaattttttaact
The Phocoena sinus isolate mPhoSin1 chromosome 6, mPhoSin1.pri, whole genome shotgun sequence DNA segment above includes these coding regions:
- the LOC116756136 gene encoding endogenous retrovirus group K member 25 Env polyprotein isoform X1 encodes the protein MATKRRLDVMGMTKGFAEMDLSKRAFRVPLDQTKRASPLTWGQVKKFAGTAENLVITQGKPLTSTNLFVAMLAMLSAQVISISANEINCTNHTYWTYIPNPPLNMGVTGWDAPILVYVNESGWLPGPFDDRGPLKPEEEGRIIENYTVGVNGPSICMGKGDHCLKMNYQAWLSVVKNESKYHGLYLLSAYSFKSCNSTLNENVSAPYLPPCQVPLMDRLSDWVHWT
- the LOC116756136 gene encoding endogenous retrovirus group K member 25 Env polyprotein isoform X2, translating into MATKRRLDVMGMTKGFAEMDLSKRAFRVPLDQTKRASPLTWGQVKKFAGTAENLVITQGKPLTSTNLFVAMLAMLSAQVISISANEINCTNHTYWTYIPNPPLNMGVTGWDAPILVYVNESGWLPGPFDDRGPLKPEEEGRIIENYTPDDE